The segment aacaatcgATTCACTATCGATTATTTCAGAGAAAAGATGTGTTTAAGcactataaattaattttataaaaaataattattttttgtatcgGGATCTACCTCGtagaaaacattaaataaactaaCAGGTATATTTGGCCATCGAGTGTTTAATTAGAgtgaggaattttaaaataaatggtaaCATAGACGTGcggaatttttatgaatttagaTTACTGTTTATCGGCTTTAATGTCAATAATTCAATAGagttattttctatttttgaagataaatcCGTAATTTCACCTAGATTCCAAATTCCTATGTGGGTAACAGACGGGGAAACTCCTTCTTGAAACTAAGAGGGTAAAGTCGGACGAACAATGCGGGGTAAACAAACATATAGTTTCATGAGACTTAAGAAGCAAAGtttcagtgattttttttgataactttATTTGCCCCAAGCGATACTAAAAGAAATGTTACCTGCCACCGGACCTGCGCGGGCTTGCTGATCGAGAAGATCAATTTGAAAGGGTTGTTATTATAGACAATATGTACCTATTACACTTATAAGATAGATACCTATTATTGTTAGCATTCTTTCATAACTACTGCTCCGCAAGATCCTGAGATATCtgcattcaaaattttaaaagtgaccaaaaaaaaacctgaaagcttacaaatatattttcaagcacttttatatatatattttgaaaagttagATCTAACCAACTAAATCAAACGAACTAACTCCAATTTCTTCTCATGTTTTACGCGGTTTTGCAAGTATATTTTGTATGAATTTGGACCACTGTATACTGCGTTCCTATATATAATTTCtaacaatttaaattccttaaaattataattttgtccaggaaatggaaatttggaaGAGGTAAAAGTGAAGAAAGTGGaggaaaaaggaaaacattaaaaaaagtagagtAAACTTTAGAGTAAAATCCAGTATTCAAAAACACGggttaattttctcttttgtaTACGGTTTTTGAGTTCTCAAGATGACTTTTTAAAAACCCAAATTTCTATAATTCGTGTAAATGTATCACGTGTAATTTTCTGcccaaaaataccaaaaacgacaatttatttaaaaaaaacatttaaaaacggCACGGAATATTCAAGTTTAGGAGATTACTTCTGACTTGTATTCAGAAATTTTAAGGGCCcgaacattaataaaaaaaaattgtttaacctgaactaataaataatttgaacgAAGCTTTAAAAAGAGCTTAATGAGAGAAATGGAAAACTTAAGctttcagaaaaatataatattaattgtGAGGACGAATTCGAGCCCATCCTCAAAATTTGAAGAGTGAATATATGTATCTCTTCCGTTAGAAAAATTCCAGGAAATCTTCGATGTAGTTTAGGGTATGAATATTGGGTGCAGATAATGAGCTTTCCATCATTTTTGATCCTTTATCAAATCTCTCATCCAAATCTGCATCAATCCTCTATCTGCGCATAGATAATCTGAATTATTGGAATGACAAGGAAATCTTGTAAAATTTGCTAAACAATCCAGTTTTGCCCCAAGACCCCAACACTGATCTTCCACTAGACGCATGCTTTACTAAAAGTATCCACTGTTACAAAACctggatatttttaaactataGTTTGGCACCCATTTTCAGGGTGACGTCTAGAGTCTAAAGACATCTGGTTTCGAGTACCCCCCCAGGAAATTCGCTATTTTAAAAGAagcattatttttcttaaatttagaCGTTTTAGGATCATAATCAAGAACAGACCCACCCACGCTGAACAGTAAACGTACCCATTGTGTTCTAAAATTCACTGAACGATTTAGAAATTcgatttccatggaaattggCTGCTCCAGAGCGTGATGCGGGTTTTGACTTTGGAAagctaaaaatacatttcagGTTTACGATCTCACAAAATTTCTGACTTAAGTCGTTCGTTAGTGTTCAATTCTAGTGCGTTTGGCCGATGATATTTCTGTTTAGGCTGACATTATTTGTAAGTTCTAATCacgattatttttaaaacttttacgCTTTCTATACGATTTAGTGTGCATAGGTGTATATGATTCGATTGGGAAACTTTCAGAACGAGTTTAAAGCGATTTAGATAAATAAGCATTCCGTAGCATGATTTataggtttaaattttttaagctttatACGAGAATATTGAgccaaattattttgatttatgagGCATGTAAAACTTCGCTTCGCCATAAGATTCaaacacatacagggtgacctAATTTGGCACGCCTTAATTGGGGCGCAGGGGCAATTGGCATATGCAAAATTGTATCCTATACATCAAAGCAACATTCTCAAATTAATTCGCGTTTACAAGCTGCGGAtttcttaacattttgttCCCCTTTTAAGGCTGAAAAGTAAGAATCAACGCACCCATTCTATGAATCTTGCGCGAGATGCCACAtcatcatacagggtgtttcctaagcGTGCGGCGCAACTTTAAGGAAGCCTATAAACAATAGGAactttattttgtgttttgaTCCAAGAAATACCTCCTTAAAGTCGCGTTACATGTTTAGGAAACATCCTGTAGAGTGATATGCTATCTTGCATGAGTTTCATAGATACTGTGTAttgattcttatttttcaactttaaaaaggaaataaaacgTTAAAGACCATCTGTACCTAAATCTCCTTAATGTCCCGAATTGCATCATTTCCAAAATATAAGTTGTCacaattgaaaacaaattaaagttattcCATATTTCAGAAATCAAAGAGACGTTACCACCCGATTTGGGTAGACTTAGAGGGCTCATTGAGttgattaatttgaattattatttgaggCAATTTGTCTGcgagtttctgagatattggCGCTGAAAATGAGAAAAGTGTCAAAATCGCGAAGACAGGCATCATCGCGACCCGAATGACTGAGTAGACCATTAAGTCCCATAtcaaatttaacttaattagAAACGAGTTGAATTAACGATCATTTCTAATAGTAGCTTTCAACGTGTAttatttaaccatttttagaCACAGCTTTTGCCTGTCGTGAAGGagaataattaattctatTGTTGCTGTTCTATTGTACACAAtagcattaatatttaaacagaCTTTGAAACAGAGAATCACgttaaaggaaaaatacaaTGGCGGCAATAGAATTAAGAACACCTacttttttactgaaattagAATATATTCAGAAAATCTGGCAACATTGTAAGAATCTATGTCCTCAAAATACCTGTGGGTATCCCGAAGCTTGTATTTTATAAGAAGTTACAGGATTCccatgttttatgaaaatattaaatcaatcGGTGCGTTTCAAGTACTGATGGAGAGCGGGTACTAAATTAAGAACGCTATTGATTTGTCAGTTTGGCATATCTATTGGTAATAATTTgcgaaagtttttaaaagatttagattatgaaaattaaataaatatagaaaacaatggaaaaacaaaaaaattgcacatCACAACTTagagaattaattattaatttgaggtCTTCTGGGATGTCAGGTAAAAATTTGCAACAAGATTAAAATGCTCTAAAACAATGgtttttcataatattaaGCATTTTAAGAAACATGGAACTACACAAAACCTACCACGCAAAAAGAAATCTCGAAAATCGGATCCTGGAAGAGATAGAAAAATTGTGAGACTTTCTTGCCGAAATTCCATTATGTCAGCAGTTGATATCCAGAAAGAGATTTTTTCGAATAATCTTATGGAGATTGCAATGTTACCGTATGCCGAAGAGACTACTTACCTGTAATTTAGAAATTGCAGCAAGGCAACGATCCAAAGTGTACGGCAGTTAGTGTTCGTGCTGGATTCGACCAGATTCTGTGTCTCTTCTAAAATGGCCTTCCTGTAGTCCGGATCTTAAtccgattgaaaatttgtggaaCGATGCGAAGAAGCCTTTGAGACaacaaaatatcataaatattcCAGATTTATTCGATACTGTTAAGCAAGTATGGTACTCTATTCTTAAAGAACGTCGTCAGGCACTAATTTAGTCTATGCCAAATCATTGTTTGAAAGTAGAGAAGAATAAAAACTACTCCACTCGTTACTAGttattttaatctttgtttgtttttttaacattgtgatttgttgaaatatgtcgttcttaattttattttcgaaaaatttgctgacttttttatgaaaaagtgtatttttttagttttgattattgcaattttcttaaaatttgcattattgATTTCTCTTATGATCTAATAAAAGTCgttaaacaaattttgcaatttcttaaAGTTTACTTCCAaggaattatattttctatttttttatatgtcaTCCTTAATTTTATGACCGCCactatacatttttaatgtttgcgGACAATAATACTTATCGCGCTTTTATGGTTCAGGCCAATGCAAAGAGACCACGTCTGACCCTAAATATACCATGATTTGCGTtgtttaattactttaattcCGCGCACAAAAATTTTGGCCACACCGATGATCAGCTCCgtttatttcctttaaaatctaaaaatatccGAATACAAAGCAATACCGAAACGTTTGGAAACACCAGACAAACCTTGCGGTTactttacaaataattttaaggtgTTTTAGGGTGGTTGACTTGGCGAAATGGGGAATAATTGGGCCAGATCGAGAAGTGACACGAGTAAGAACCACTCTCAGCATTCTGTAGATGGTCTGCAAGAGCCTGTGTCTGAAATTAACAATGATATCGGCCTAAACCGGTTGAGCGACGAGAAGCGGCAAGAATTGATGGACTTCAAATTCGAGATGGAACGAAAACACGAAAAACGAAGAGAAATTCTTGTGGCAAAGAAGAAGGAATTCGACGATATGAGAGAAGAGTTGATCAAGCTAAAGGAAGAAAACAGGAAATTGAAAGATGAGAATTTGCAGCAAAAGTTGATCCAGGAAATCGATGTGTTGaggcaaaaaaatgaacttcTAGTGTCCGTGCACAGTGGATCATTGATGGAAGAAATCGATTTTGTTTTGACCGAAAACGTGACCCTCAGGGGGGAATTGAAAGCAAAAGTTGAAGATCTGGATAAAGCCACTGCTTTAATGGACAAAAACAGAGAGCTGCAAGTGAGCATTGCAGAGATGCAGTCAGAGCTTCAGAACTTGAACAAAGCCATGTTGGACTTTGAGAAGGAGAGGGAGGAATACAAAGCCCATGCAGCCGCTCTTAAGGATGTTATAAGTGTTTCCAAGAAAATGCTGCTGATCAGGGAATCTCAACTTAAGGAGGCAAGTCTAATTGTGTTTATAACTGCACATGCTCAATCAGGAATATTTGTGTTTGTGTGTTTGTAAACGGGCTAAACATGTTTGAGCTTTTCACGTGCCAGGCATCATCATTTGCTTTCAAACGTAGTTGCGATTACCTTTGAAGGaggctttaaatttttcgttcTCTCGTAGCTTCGAGAAAAAGTTGAAAGCATAGAAGAATCGGTTTCGGAGAAAGAAATCAGTATTCTTTCTAAAGATTTAAGAATGGAGTACGAAAAgcaattgcaaattttacgcAACATGAGGGCCGTATATGAAGAGCGTCAGAGGACGGATCACagagaaaaagaaagtcttagGAGGACAATTGAAGATACTAAAAGGGAGTTGGAAGCTGaacaaaggaaaaataagtaggtatttaatgaaatttatttatggcGTAGATTGAGGATATTTTTAGGGAATTCGAGGAACGAATTGCAGAGCTGGAAAATCAAAACTCGCAAAGGTATGACGAAATTAAATCGCTGGAATCAAATCTTGGTCTTGCCAAGGCCGAGTCCAGACAATACCAAGCTGAACTTGCGGTAATTAATCAGCTATTTTCCGAGATTTTGCTTGGATTTAACAGTTCCCAGGTGAGTTCCGGCTTCCCCATTCAGCACTATAAAGAAACAGTTTTTCCTCTTAAAGGAAATTGATTTGGATAAACTTACAAAACATTTGGAAGACAACCACGCCTTACTGCAAAACATAGCTAGTAGTGAAATATCTTCAGACTCTTCTTTCGCTCTTCCTAAGTTGCTGCTGGATTTAGTCCATCAAGTCCACAATGAAAGAGAAATGGAACTAGAACCGAACGTAGAGATGCATGGCTGTGGATTGCAGACTATAGCTGAGGAATCAGGTGTGTTTTCCATTCAATTTCGCTCTACCAAAAATTGTTCGAAACTTAGATTAGACGATTTTCCTTTAACTTTGCTAACGTGAtctttttcgtatttttcgATTGGTAACTCAGAAATCAATTATAAATGCCATTATGTTCCTCAATCCTCCTATTCCTCCCTTTCCTTAATAAAGCGTCCATAATAAGCTTAGATTAATCCTACCAAGTATGGTAATAGGGGAGGTTGGCTTTGTTTCTTTTGCATGATTTCTTGAAGCTTTCTCTCTTCCTCTTTGTATAATCCTCccaattatttcatattttctgaAACCAATAATGGCAGAAAGTTAGAAACTATGTAAGGACAATATATCTAAGAAGGTGAAATTTTTCTCCTTCTATGAGTCATTTCTTCATCGAGTTTTGTAGTGTTAAATCCTTGAGCTTCTATGAGAACCTGATAATCTATCTCACCATCTTTCTCAGATTCATTGAATCTTTCTTGCAGtaccaattattttaattgttggTTTGGTAGTATGATTATCCGGATTGCTCTATTTCTAGATCCAAAAACGCGTCTCTCATCCAGGTtatgccaccctgtatatcaaaaatggtgcgtttttgaccatgggtctattagtattttttattattttggaaaataatatcGCCTTCTAAAAGATCTCCTTGATGATctattacaccctgtatattacagTCCTCTATAAGGAGACATCCACTGATgattatttgtaataatttgaACACATAGGGTCTCTATCTCGGCCTATTCCAGTTTCTGCCTTTCTTGCTATCCAGGGATGGCGTTTGATATTATCTATAATATATCTGCATCTGAATTAAGAATCATCCTTGTCTTTGTTATTACCATACTTCACAGCATATCAAGTAATTTTGTGGTGATTTATATCTAGAATCACAGCCATCAACAGACCAAATTAACAGCGTAGAAGAAATTATACAGACTCTTCCAAAAGTGTGGAGAGTTCTCATGGAATTATTAAGCCATCACAAAGTTCCAGTGAACGATATCAGTGAGGGATCACCCCATGACGATCCGTGTTACAAAACAATTCAAACCCCCAAAGGTACCATAGTTGAAAGATCCtagtgaaaaataatgattctTACAAATGAGTTTTGCAGGTCCTAGTTTAGTGCTAAGTGTGAGTCAAACCTATAATAGGCTAAAAGACCTAATAATGGAAAAGAAGTCATTAAAGAAGGAGACGCGCCACTTAAAGCAGTTGAACACTCATTTGGAAAACCGGCTTCAAGATCAGGAAAAGAGGTTGGAGATGGTTTCCAGCGAACTCAATAAAACATGGCATGTGGTGAGTAGCCAAGCTCTATTTATGTagtattttgcatttttcatatttacttACAGGTTGGAAAACTACAAAAAGAGCATCAACATCTTCATACTCAAGAGAAAGTCCTGCGATACGAGTTGGCACAAAAGCGAAAGCTGCTCATTACCTTGAGAGAGCAACTGGAATACTCCAGGGAAAAGCGACAAGAAGCCAGGGAAAAAAACTCCAAAACTGAGAAGCAGTGGAAGCAACTGAGGGTAGAATTCGCATCTAGAAGAAATACTTTGTTAAGTGACGAATTCAACAACAGTCCAGAGAGTGGTTACAGTGATGAGAAATGTTCCAGCGACGACGAACCTGGTTATGAGACTGATGTATCCGAGAGTGGAGCTAAGAACAATGAATCAAATAATATGGAGGAACTTGAAGAATTGATGGACGAGGACATTTGCTCATCTAACATTACCTCAAATGATGTTAAGTGCACTGAAGCTAATAGTTCCGAAGCGCCAGATTCTCTAGCACAGCAGCCATCAGCCCCAAGTTTGACCTTATTGGCTCTATTACCAGAAGGTTCATCTAATCATGAGGTTTTAGATCAAGAGTCAAAGAACGTCTCAGCTCCAAGCTTCTCTAGTAACAACGAAGTTCAAACTTCTTTTGAGGAAAGGTTGGCGTTGAGAGAGGAGCGGTTGAAAAGACTAGAAGGCCAATGTGGCGAACTTATGGAGCAGGTTGTGAATACAAACCGAAAGTcagtttcaatttcaaataagctTGATAATCTTCATGAGGTTTATGGAGAGTTTACAGAAAGTTTGCCAGACACAAGACCCGaggaaaatgtggaaatgcCCTCAAAAAGAGACTCCAGGACTCATTAAGAGATTTCAGACATGGTCTATggtttattttataaacttatttcattttcgATTATTTAGTTTTACTTCACGCCATTATTTCTACAGCAAAAAGAGAATATCCTATCTTTAGAGAATCGGTATGTACTTCGTAATTTAGTTCACTATCTTAAACCGTTAATGGAGCTTGTTATGGTATGGTATTTTAAATGGtaaatggttaaaattattgcaaaggTCAACTTAAGTAATATTAACTTACAGGTTGTTTGTATATACGAGTAGATTATGAATTTAATGTCCCAGTGCCATGTGAAACATATCTTATTACTGTCATGTACAtttatatattcaaaattttaatgttgtacaaaaattaactatAATTTCTAGGTATATGTTCTATAaatgaattgaatattttatagattttatatcgcaaataaatatgattattgTAAGAAAggtgtattttatttatctatgAATTGATCCACTGTAGATTCTGATGTTGACTTGATTTATGATGGATTTGAACGCACCCAATCATGGTAGGTACAAATGATAAACTGAGGATGAGATGTCTTCTCTCAAATATGTGTCCGTTCTTTGTGGGTATCCCACATGTGATAATATTAGTtaataatattgtaaaatgaaaatttggataattGGTTGAGatttattgtgatttttttcaaaaaaacattatatttaaacaaaatcttaatcacaatatttttaaaagcagtCAGTGGAGAAGTTcccttaattgaaaatttggttaaaGTTAAACTTATAGTTGgaatttaagttaatttacattagtttatttgaaaagaCGACTTGAGTATCTCAACACtgctaaaaacaaaaaatacaaacattttttgattcaTTTCGACTATAGAAAAGATGGAAATTCGTCAAGTGCAGATTTAATCCCGTTAATTCCTGTTTGATTTGCCCCTAGTTTTTCACggtgaattttttgaaatttcaacatttgGAAAGAATGtttgtttgaatattttgcactactaaaaaatcagtggcgttgTGTTCAAAagcaaatacatttttttcttggattttcaTAACAACAAAACTTTTCATCTTCATTGGAAGGGGGAAATCCATATTTCTACTTCCAAGGGAGTGAAAGTATCTTTATCCATTTTCTAGATATCGTCTTGTAAGACTTTGAAAAACTGTATGTCAGTAAATAGGAATACTATCGCAAAAAAATTCTTGCCTTACAATAGGTACTATTTTCTCCTGGACGTCTTAACGCCTACtgatcaattattttttgtttttggtttgCGACACCGGGGAAAACAAAtcttaaatcaattttaaagaatatttatttggaAGTAGAAAGGAATCTGCCTGTAAAATTTGACGTTCCTAATAATTAAACTGtacaaacaagaaaaattaataaaatgactCTCATTGTGATTGAAATTTACAAGCATCATATTATCATAATCCCCTAAATCCTTGTATGATAATCTAATATATGGTCCCGATAAAATTTTACAGTAGTCACATTTGTGATATATCGAAGAAAgttaagataaaaatattataggaTCCAAAGCGAGGTATTTGGAGCCTCTGGAGAAAATTGTGCAATGTTTCCATTGTTGTGCAGTAATGCAAGATAGAAAACAATGGTGAAGTATAAATCCTGCTGTAGTGTAAGTATAGTAGCTTAGTAGTATTGGAAggcaaattatgaaaataaacagtaaagaTGAATGAATAAACGCACAATTACCTAATCATATTTGTAGAAAAGACGTAGTTCCTCGGCTTCAGAGCAAAGCGACGAGGATGGCAACACCAAGGAAACTCCTTTATGGCTGAAAATACTGATATACAGTGGAATTGCTTTGTAAGTGCTCAAAATTcatgtacaaaattttgttttcgtaaAATACTTcttgcaatttaaatatttcaaaattcttacctgaactaacaggaatttttcagatttaccCTAATTCTTATAGTTTTTCTCATAATATGGGTCTTGATTCCGGTGGTATTTTCGCACTCTATAGCGTTCCAGAGAATGATGATATTTATTCCATGTAAGTTaagagatattaaattttccataacCAATTGactcataaattaaataatttaattgagtCACAAATTAGAGAATTAGTCGACGATTAGGCGTATGAAAACCCACTGTGCACATATGAActtatatgtattattttggatgagaaatttttacctgggcaatttaaaagttctttattttcagttaactCACCAAGAAATCCACACTTCGATGACCCTTCCAGTTATGCCATAGAGGGAGTACATAATATATACATAACTGTAAGCGACTATTACGATAATACGACATTAACTACAATAGGAGCATGGTTAATTTTGCCTGAAGAACTGGTAGGAGTCAATGACTCACTAAACATAAGTGATATTATCAGGGAAACAGATTATGATATCGTATTCTATTTACATGGTGTCTACGCAAATAGAGCCAAACCAATTCATCAATATTCAATCTTGCGAAAGCATTTTTTGGTTCTAGCCATTGACCATAGAGGTAAGGGGACTCATTCACAGCCAACTTCATGACATTCATTGTAGGTACTTCATTGGTTTGACCTTTGTTTTTAAAGGCTATGGTGATTCGGGTTCAAATGTCGAAATGGGTGAGCTAGGAATGGTTCATGATCATCTGCAAATTTATAACTGGATCTTGGAAAAGGGCTTCAAAAATGATATCTTCTATTGGGGTCATTCACTGGGAGCGGCCATAAGTTGCCACACCGTACGCAGTCTTAAAGAAACGTATAACTTCATCCCAAAAGGGCTGATCTTGGAGTCTCCTTTTACCACTTTGAGAGAAGAAATTCAAGAAAGTATTGTGGGAAAGGTctatattatgaaaattttttgggtgttttttttataagggAGATATTTCAGATCTACAGTTGGTTGGCATATTTCAATTCCACAATTCTAGGCCCTTTAGATGATAATGGGTTCCATTTTTATTCAACAACCAACATACTTCAAGTAGATTGTCCAATAATGATTCTGCATGCTGAAGATGACTCGATAGTTCCTGCGGTACTTGGTCAGAAAGTGAATGATGTGGTGTCTTTTTAAAACCATCaaaaagagtattttttaatgtttttagttGGCTTCAGTTGCATGTAATGAAAGACAAATTCCTGATCAAGGGAATGTAAcgtttcatttattttcttcagatCTTGGATACGGACATAATGACATTCTGACCGATGAGAATGTTCCGGAATATATCAGGTAGAAGTTTCTTCAAATAGAGatcaaaaatgttgaaaatttagaagaaaaaaagagCTTAGACTATTTCCTATCTTTAttcaatcaaaataaatagagCTGATAAATAAGAATTTGATGAAGTCGATAAATgtcgaagaaaaaaatcagttaaaaattttttttaatgaaaaacctCATAGGGATAGATTTTTCTCTggcttttaaaattgattcatTCTTTGTAGATCTTTTAAGAAAGTATGcgaggaattcatcaatacaaactgaaaataaactCTTAAAAGATGTTTCCTAGTACCATCAGGACTTGATGAGCTTGAAAACTCTATGGGATATAGAAATGTTTGGTAGCCTGAATAAATAGAAGAAATAGATGTTGCccaaagtatttttgtttgttttaaagaaatttagcCTCCCcttattatttactttcctactcaacaaataaaatgttaaatttatattgtcACTCTTTTCTGACATAGAGAAACTTGATATTCTTCAAATATGTGATAATGTAACAGTGTTAGTGAAATTTGTGAAtctaaaaaattggtttttaatgtttctttgaaaaaacatcACGATAGTTAGATGATAAAATATTACGTATATTAAGAAATATGATAATAGTaaactaaaagaaattgttCTAGTAGGATATAGGACCCAATTACGCcttataaattgttaatgCTTATATTGCATTTATAGGGGAATATAAATAGGTAAAATAGATTTCGACGCCATTCTTGAACCTAAGGTTGTTCTGCATAAAGTAGttgataagaaattttgactattaaatttttttttaaactttacttGTTCAATAAAGTTCATAACTTGATACGCCTATGATCACTATTTCGGTAAATATTTTGCAGTGTATAtcatttataaacaaaaaatgtttacttttattccaaaaaagaTAAAGGTGTGACAGGCAGGTTTGCAGCAGTAGTAGGGGCATtcagaaatgtttttgaaatgaaCAAATTTGGTACCTGATACCTTGGAAAAAAAACGTAGCGACACACTTatgatttttggatttttttccagtataatctacaaacaaaaatatgtttcatttttatgccATTTAGGACAGGAGCGTAACGAGCAGGATTGGAATTAAGTCAGAAGCAAAaccatttaaatatatttatgaaatttagaAGTTTGGTACCTTGAAAAAACATCGATACgtgcattattttaaataaatactttgcagcaaatatgtttaataaacagaaaatatttCGCTTTTGTTCCTCATATAATATAGGCGTAACTACATATTTTGATCATAGTTCAAAATAAGACGCGTGCAAAGTTTTCAGTGGTACCCCTGTATgcactttttataattttatgtttctgTAATAACGGTTCTTTGCTACCGATACAGGCATCGTTCTATTCAATTCTGTGACCATTATCGCGGGCACGTTGGCATATAGTTGACCTATGAaatcctttatttttaatattcatataaaGGGTTTCCATGAAATGACTGTACATTAGAACAGTACCAAAAGCGTAAGCCAAAATCACGTCAGCAACATTCACTTTCACTGAGTCAGTCAAACGGCGCACTTCACGAGtctttacaacaaaaaaaaaacgattatcCCGATTATTAGTGCTGCGCAGCTCCTCGATTTAATTGTAAGAAAAGATACCTAATGGCAAATAACATGATGTTTCCAGATCTAgtaaaatgaaagaaaagttGAGAGTTCAAAGCAGTAGTTTTATTACGCAaacagattttcaaaattatttttggtctTTCCAGTATTTCAAAcacatatataaaaattttaatcgttaactatatgtatgtatatatatgtatatgtagaTATGATGAAGTTCTGAAACAAAATAGCCTAGATCCAGTAAACGAATGAATCAAAGAGAGCGAgc is part of the Euwallacea similis isolate ESF13 chromosome 17, ESF131.1, whole genome shotgun sequence genome and harbors:
- the LOC136414259 gene encoding lysophosphatidylserine lipase ABHD12-like isoform X1, which gives rise to MVKYKSCCSVSIKRRSSSASEQSDEDGNTKETPLWLKILIYSGIALFTLILIVFLIIWVLIPVVFSHSIAFQRMMIFIPFNSPRNPHFDDPSSYAIEGVHNIYITVSDYYDNTTLTTIGAWLILPEELVGVNDSLNISDIIRETDYDIVFYLHGVYANRAKPIHQYSILRKHFLVLAIDHRGYGDSGSNVEMGELGMVHDHLQIYNWILEKGFKNDIFYWGHSLGAAISCHTVRSLKETYNFIPKGLILESPFTTLREEIQESIVGKIYSWLAYFNSTILGPLDDNGFHFYSTTNILQVDCPIMILHAEDDSIVPAVLGQKLASVACNERQIPDQGNVTFHLFSSDLGYGHNDILTDENVPEYIRSFKKVCEEFINTN
- the LOC136414259 gene encoding lysophosphatidylserine lipase ABHD12-like isoform X2, which codes for MVKYKSCCSKRRSSSASEQSDEDGNTKETPLWLKILIYSGIALFTLILIVFLIIWVLIPVVFSHSIAFQRMMIFIPFNSPRNPHFDDPSSYAIEGVHNIYITVSDYYDNTTLTTIGAWLILPEELVGVNDSLNISDIIRETDYDIVFYLHGVYANRAKPIHQYSILRKHFLVLAIDHRGYGDSGSNVEMGELGMVHDHLQIYNWILEKGFKNDIFYWGHSLGAAISCHTVRSLKETYNFIPKGLILESPFTTLREEIQESIVGKIYSWLAYFNSTILGPLDDNGFHFYSTTNILQVDCPIMILHAEDDSIVPAVLGQKLASVACNERQIPDQGNVTFHLFSSDLGYGHNDILTDENVPEYIRSFKKVCEEFINTN
- the LOC136414259 gene encoding lysophosphatidylserine lipase ABHD12-like isoform X3 codes for the protein MAENTDIQWNCFEFFRFTLILIVFLIIWVLIPVVFSHSIAFQRMMIFIPFNSPRNPHFDDPSSYAIEGVHNIYITVSDYYDNTTLTTIGAWLILPEELVGVNDSLNISDIIRETDYDIVFYLHGVYANRAKPIHQYSILRKHFLVLAIDHRGYGDSGSNVEMGELGMVHDHLQIYNWILEKGFKNDIFYWGHSLGAAISCHTVRSLKETYNFIPKGLILESPFTTLREEIQESIVGKIYSWLAYFNSTILGPLDDNGFHFYSTTNILQVDCPIMILHAEDDSIVPAVLGQKLASVACNERQIPDQGNVTFHLFSSDLGYGHNDILTDENVPEYIRSFKKVCEEFINTN
- the LOC136414259 gene encoding lysophosphatidylserine lipase ABHD12-like isoform X4, with the translated sequence MMIFIPFNSPRNPHFDDPSSYAIEGVHNIYITVSDYYDNTTLTTIGAWLILPEELVGVNDSLNISDIIRETDYDIVFYLHGVYANRAKPIHQYSILRKHFLVLAIDHRGYGDSGSNVEMGELGMVHDHLQIYNWILEKGFKNDIFYWGHSLGAAISCHTVRSLKETYNFIPKGLILESPFTTLREEIQESIVGKIYSWLAYFNSTILGPLDDNGFHFYSTTNILQVDCPIMILHAEDDSIVPAVLGQKLASVACNERQIPDQGNVTFHLFSSDLGYGHNDILTDENVPEYIRSFKKVCEEFINTN